In Neisseria animalis, a single window of DNA contains:
- a CDS encoding FAD-binding oxidoreductase, protein MNADLSAQFAAFLDNDEVVAATPDLLIDQRRRFTAAPDVVLKPKTVDSVQRIMRYCFERKISVTPQGGNTGLCGAAVAQGGVLLNLSRLNRLREINLADNSITVEAGMVLQQVQEEAAKAGRLFPLSLASEGSCQIGGNIACNAGGLNVLRYGTTRDLVLGLEVVLPDGELVSHLQPLHKNTTGYDVRHLFIGSEGTLGVITAATLKLFAQPKSTATAWVGLPDIDSAVGLLSLVQGHFAERLESFELVSRFALELSAGYSSLPKPVDAEWHILMELTDSLPNDSLPDYLAEFLYQHGFENSVLAQSEQERRDLWQLRENISASQRSLGTSIKHDIAVPIAEVAGFVRECEPALQAAFPEIRVVCFGHLGDGSLHYNTFLPDVMSNEVYEYEDRINTIVYEHILSHKGTIAAEHGIGTIKKHWIPRVRTAAEIALMRAVKAQLDPHNIMNPGKLLPDA, encoded by the coding sequence ATGAATGCTGATTTATCCGCCCAATTTGCTGCTTTTCTAGATAACGATGAAGTTGTTGCAGCAACGCCTGATTTGCTTATCGACCAGCGGCGGCGTTTTACCGCTGCGCCCGATGTCGTATTGAAACCTAAGACCGTCGATAGCGTGCAGCGCATCATGCGGTATTGTTTTGAACGGAAAATTTCCGTGACCCCGCAAGGCGGCAATACGGGTTTGTGCGGCGCGGCGGTCGCGCAGGGCGGCGTGCTGTTGAATCTGTCCCGCCTTAACCGTTTGCGGGAGATTAATCTTGCGGATAACAGTATTACGGTTGAAGCCGGTATGGTGTTGCAGCAGGTTCAGGAGGAAGCTGCGAAAGCAGGAAGGTTGTTTCCGCTGAGTTTGGCCAGTGAGGGATCTTGCCAAATCGGTGGCAATATTGCCTGCAATGCCGGCGGATTGAATGTGTTGCGCTACGGCACGACACGGGACTTGGTGCTGGGGCTGGAAGTGGTGCTGCCTGATGGTGAATTGGTGTCACACCTGCAGCCTTTGCATAAAAATACGACCGGTTATGATGTGCGCCATTTGTTTATTGGCAGCGAGGGTACGCTCGGTGTGATAACGGCGGCTACATTGAAGCTGTTTGCCCAACCGAAAAGTACGGCAACGGCATGGGTAGGACTGCCTGACATCGATTCGGCGGTCGGTTTGCTGAGTTTGGTTCAGGGACATTTTGCCGAACGCTTGGAAAGTTTTGAGCTGGTCAGCCGTTTTGCATTGGAGCTTTCTGCCGGTTACAGTAGCCTGCCAAAACCGGTAGACGCGGAATGGCATATTTTGATGGAGTTGACCGACTCTCTGCCTAATGACAGCTTGCCGGACTATCTTGCCGAGTTTTTATACCAACATGGTTTTGAAAACAGCGTATTGGCGCAGTCAGAGCAGGAGCGCCGCGATTTATGGCAGTTGCGTGAAAATATTTCTGCATCGCAACGCAGTTTGGGGACAAGCATCAAGCATGATATTGCCGTACCGATTGCGGAGGTTGCCGGATTTGTGCGGGAGTGCGAACCTGCTTTGCAAGCGGCATTTCCCGAAATACGCGTGGTCTGTTTCGGGCATCTGGGCGACGGCAGTCTGCATTACAATACTTTCCTGCCTGATGTGATGAGCAATGAAGTATATGAGTATGAAGACAGAATCAATACCATTGTTTACGAACATATTTTAAGCCACAAAGGTACGATAGCGGCGGAACACGGTATCGGAACCATTAAAAAACATTGGATTCCGCGTGTGCGTACTGCTGCCGAAATCGCCTTGATGCGGGCAGTTAAGGCGCAGCTCGATCCGCATAATATTATGAATCCGGGTAAATTGTTGCCCGATGCGTAA
- a CDS encoding FKBP-type peptidyl-prolyl cis-trans isomerase, whose product MAIAKNSVVSLHYEMFDANNQLLDKTETPIEYLHGGYDGIFPLVEEALHGKEIGDTVEVAMSPDDAFGEQDPELVRIEDVGVFPVEVEAGMMFEADDPETGEVIIYRVTDVADGKAVVDGNHPLAGMKILFKATVAAVRDASAEEIAHGHVHGPHGHHH is encoded by the coding sequence ATGGCCATTGCTAAAAACTCTGTTGTATCGCTGCATTATGAAATGTTCGATGCCAACAACCAACTGCTGGATAAAACCGAAACGCCCATCGAATACCTCCACGGCGGCTACGACGGCATTTTCCCGCTGGTAGAAGAAGCCCTGCACGGCAAAGAAATCGGCGACACCGTAGAAGTAGCGATGTCTCCCGATGATGCGTTCGGCGAACAAGATCCCGAATTGGTGCGTATCGAAGATGTCGGCGTATTCCCTGTGGAAGTTGAAGCAGGCATGATGTTTGAGGCAGACGACCCCGAAACCGGAGAAGTCATCATCTACCGTGTAACCGATGTTGCAGACGGCAAAGCGGTTGTAGACGGAAACCACCCGCTTGCCGGCATGAAAATTCTGTTTAAAGCTACCGTAGCCGCAGTACGCGATGCTTCTGCCGAAGAAATCGCCCACGGCCATGTGCACGGCCCGCACGGACACCACCACTAA
- the glgX gene encoding glycogen debranching protein GlgX, with protein sequence MMTTALTWYIETGSPYPMGATLTERGANFTLFSHHAEKVELCLFDGANESRLQMPARSGSVFHGFVPGVKAGQRYGFRVYGDNGKPGNRFNPQKLLIDPYSKKIDGKPHYRTPEEMAWFHFADGRDNAALAPKSIVVGASIFDWEDDRRPNTPWHKTVIYEAHIKGLTKQFPDLQHAGTYRALADERVISYLKNLGITAVELLPLHQHLDEYHLQYSGLSNYWGYNTYSHFAVEPDYAAQAEHADEELKTAVKALHRAGLEVILDVVYNHTADQDEHGPMLCQRGIDNASWYWTQQDGRYENWSGCGNTLNVAQRDVARWVADSLRYWAETFHIDGFRFDLGTILGREPQFQAHGRFLNLLYQDPQLASCKLIAEAWDIGADGYHVGSFPAPFSEWNGRFRDDMRAFWVWESGNLGAFAERLSGSADIFGHNGRPPSASVNFITAHDGFTLNDLVSYNEKHNHANGEHNRDGHNDNISYNHGAEGATDDTEILTAREYTAKALLASLFLSAGTPMLLGGDEFGNSQQGNNNGYCQDNTLTWLDWPSAKHPLQNYTQQLINLRAQIPLIGLNRWWQADDVRWLDSFGSEMTEEDWHNRHSKAMQVAISGGWLLLVNAKRQPQSFKLPQGNWQLASTPSEKFDYTKNGLFSVEHMGIWVLQKHDTRP encoded by the coding sequence ATGATGACGACTGCCCTAACATGGTACATCGAAACCGGCAGCCCTTACCCGATGGGCGCCACGCTCACGGAACGCGGTGCAAACTTTACCCTGTTTTCCCACCATGCCGAAAAAGTAGAGCTGTGCCTGTTTGACGGAGCAAACGAAAGCCGTCTGCAAATGCCGGCCCGCAGCGGTTCGGTCTTTCACGGATTCGTACCCGGCGTCAAAGCGGGACAACGCTACGGTTTCCGCGTATACGGCGATAACGGCAAACCCGGCAACCGCTTCAATCCGCAAAAACTGCTCATCGACCCTTACTCAAAAAAAATAGACGGCAAACCGCACTACCGCACCCCTGAGGAAATGGCATGGTTTCATTTTGCAGACGGCAGGGACAATGCAGCCCTTGCGCCCAAAAGTATTGTGGTCGGCGCAAGCATATTCGATTGGGAAGACGACCGCCGCCCGAATACGCCGTGGCACAAAACCGTTATCTACGAAGCCCACATCAAAGGTCTGACCAAACAGTTCCCCGACTTACAGCACGCCGGCACTTACCGCGCATTGGCGGACGAACGCGTTATCTCCTACCTGAAAAACCTCGGCATTACCGCTGTCGAACTGCTGCCCCTGCATCAGCATCTGGACGAATACCACTTACAATACAGCGGCTTGTCAAACTATTGGGGTTACAACACCTACTCACACTTTGCCGTCGAACCTGATTACGCCGCGCAGGCAGAGCACGCCGACGAAGAACTGAAAACAGCCGTCAAAGCCTTACACCGTGCAGGATTGGAAGTCATTCTGGATGTCGTGTACAACCACACCGCCGATCAGGACGAACACGGGCCGATGTTGTGCCAGCGCGGCATCGATAATGCCTCATGGTATTGGACGCAGCAGGACGGCCGTTACGAAAACTGGTCCGGTTGCGGCAACACGCTTAATGTCGCACAGCGCGATGTTGCCCGCTGGGTGGCCGACAGCCTGCGCTATTGGGCAGAAACCTTCCACATCGACGGCTTCCGCTTCGATTTGGGCACCATACTCGGACGCGAACCCCAATTCCAAGCACACGGGCGTTTCCTCAACCTGCTTTATCAAGATCCCCAACTTGCCTCATGCAAACTGATTGCCGAAGCATGGGACATCGGTGCAGACGGCTATCACGTCGGCAGTTTCCCTGCCCCATTCAGCGAATGGAACGGACGTTTCCGCGACGATATGCGTGCATTCTGGGTTTGGGAAAGCGGCAATCTGGGCGCGTTTGCCGAAAGGCTTTCCGGCTCTGCCGACATCTTCGGACACAACGGCAGGCCCCCTTCAGCCTCCGTCAACTTCATCACCGCGCACGATGGTTTCACCCTTAACGACTTGGTCAGCTACAACGAAAAACACAACCATGCCAACGGCGAACACAACCGCGACGGACACAACGACAACATCAGCTACAACCACGGTGCAGAAGGCGCAACCGACGATACGGAAATCCTGACCGCCCGCGAATATACCGCCAAAGCACTGCTCGCCTCGCTGTTTTTATCCGCCGGCACCCCCATGCTGCTCGGTGGCGATGAATTCGGCAACAGCCAACAGGGCAACAACAACGGCTATTGCCAAGACAACACCTTAACATGGCTGGACTGGCCGTCTGCAAAACACCCCTTGCAAAACTATACGCAACAACTAATCAACCTGCGCGCGCAAATCCCGCTGATCGGCCTCAACCGCTGGTGGCAGGCAGACGATGTCCGCTGGCTGGACAGCTTCGGCAGCGAAATGACAGAAGAAGATTGGCACAACCGCCACAGTAAAGCCATGCAGGTTGCAATCAGCGGCGGTTGGCTGCTGTTGGTCAACGCCAAACGCCAACCCCAATCCTTCAAACTGCCCCAAGGGAATTGGCAGCTTGCCAGCACTCCCTCCGAGAAGTTTGATTACACGAAAAACGGGCTGTTTAGCGTAGAACACATGGGCATCTGGGTGTTGCAAAAACACGATACCCGACCGTAA
- the glgB gene encoding 1,4-alpha-glucan branching protein GlgB → MNGPSEHVSLEQQAEQAGIALGFHDIDGIYHRSKPEVLQAVLSALSDEFADGMFASVAVAREQQESSVNIPALKGASEAELSDENGAERHRITVYPDEQGGCWAALPPLDAGYYTLTANGSDGLCRVRLIVAPNTAYQPRTLSNGRRMNGMTVQLYSLRSERNWGIGDFTDLANLMAYAGSRKLDFIGINPLHALFTAQPALASPYSPSSREWLNPIYLDVAAIGVFRYSERAKSWLESRKVQQRIAALRIPETVAYTAVWAFKRDALQLAFAEFAGEQCEEAAQERAEFVRFVAEHSGNLSGYGLFEALDQYYSRPGVYGWTAWPFEFQQPDSEAVKNFAQTHAHEIRFYMWLQWLCAKQLETVKQAAARHGVSLGIYGDLAVGAARGSADTWLNRSGYCMDMSVGAPPDPLGPSGQNWNLPPLNPTALERSGYEPFIRLIRANMRQYGILRIDHVMALCRLWWIVGSQTADNGAYVHYHAEALFAIIALESRRNRCVVIGEDLGTVPDEARHLLNRYQIFSYKVLYFSKNENGFELPDQYPAQSITVTSTHDVAPLSGYWPGSDLKIMHRLGTLAGNDVLQTALAQREQDKAKWLDTLRQTGCLPQDFAMPSEMNNELLTALHRYGASSNSKLYAVQLENLLGMHDNLNVPGVADGYPNWACKMPQTLESFPDNRLMDEQLALIEEIRMNRNSTAEPYHEIDMKERATIDRLFAAAHNDLFAYLGRHRMAEGGEVVRVLIPDAFCVDIVNRKTGETIMPSAKIDERGFFVAMLPEHAPDYALNVKYHADSAPVREEDPYRFGSSLQDMDSWLLGEGKHLRPYETFGAHFTESDGVKGVRFAVWAPNAQRVSVVGEFNHWDGRRHVMRFHRDTGIWEMFVPDVKLNALYKFEILDANGKLRTKSDPYAFGAELRPTTASVVRGLPEKAEAPAFRERANAVDAPISIYEVHLGSWKRNPENNYWLTYEQLATELVSYVKDMGFTHIELLPVSEYPFDGSWGYQATGLYAPTSRFGSPEELKALINAAHEAGISVILDWVVGHFPTDDHGLNKFDGTALYEHADPREGYHQDWNTLIYNFGRNEVKNFLQGNALYWIERFGFDGIRVDAVASMIYRDYSRKDGEWIPNQYGGNENLEAISFLRDTNTMLKNEIHGVNAIAEESTSFANVTRAEGLNFNFKWNMGWMNDTLRYMQEDPINRKYHHNKMTFGMMYQYSENFVLPLSHDEVVHGKRSLLGRMPGDCWQQFANLRAYYGFMYGFPGKKLLFMGAEFAQGREWNFQEGLEWHLLEQEGGWHKGMQDYVRDLNHLYKNNAPLYQLDQWQEGFEWLVADDGNNSIFVFERRDREGNSIIVISNFTPVVHDSYRFGVKEAGVYTEIMNSDQEQYKGSGVSAGKVIQTEAVESHGKAQSLAVKIPPLATVYLYKKADSKAEVKTETPAKPASGKITPANKAR, encoded by the coding sequence ATGAACGGACCATCCGAACACGTTTCTTTGGAGCAACAGGCCGAACAGGCAGGCATCGCTTTGGGCTTTCACGATATCGACGGTATCTATCACCGTTCCAAACCGGAGGTTCTGCAAGCGGTTTTATCAGCACTTTCCGATGAATTTGCAGACGGCATGTTTGCATCGGTTGCCGTTGCCCGCGAGCAGCAGGAAAGCTCCGTCAACATTCCTGCTTTAAAAGGAGCTTCAGAGGCGGAATTATCCGACGAAAACGGAGCAGAACGACACCGCATTACCGTTTATCCGGACGAACAAGGCGGCTGTTGGGCAGCATTACCCCCTCTGGATGCCGGCTACTACACCCTGACGGCAAACGGCAGCGATGGTCTGTGCCGCGTCCGCCTGATTGTCGCCCCCAATACCGCATATCAACCCCGTACCCTGTCAAACGGCCGCCGCATGAACGGCATGACCGTCCAACTTTACAGCCTCCGTTCCGAACGCAACTGGGGTATCGGCGACTTTACCGACTTGGCCAATCTGATGGCATATGCAGGCAGCCGAAAACTGGACTTTATCGGCATCAACCCCCTGCACGCCCTGTTTACCGCACAACCGGCTCTGGCCAGCCCGTACAGTCCTTCTTCACGCGAATGGCTCAATCCGATTTATCTCGATGTTGCCGCCATCGGCGTGTTCCGTTACAGCGAACGCGCCAAAAGCTGGCTGGAAAGCCGAAAAGTACAGCAACGCATTGCCGCGCTTCGCATTCCCGAAACTGTTGCCTATACGGCAGTATGGGCATTCAAACGCGATGCGCTGCAACTTGCCTTTGCCGAGTTTGCCGGCGAACAGTGCGAAGAAGCCGCTCAAGAGCGTGCCGAATTTGTCCGTTTTGTTGCCGAACATTCCGGCAATTTATCCGGCTACGGCTTGTTTGAAGCACTGGACCAATATTACAGCCGTCCCGGTGTCTATGGCTGGACGGCATGGCCGTTTGAATTTCAGCAGCCTGACAGCGAAGCCGTAAAAAACTTCGCCCAAACCCACGCACACGAAATCCGCTTTTATATGTGGCTGCAATGGTTATGCGCCAAGCAGCTCGAAACCGTCAAACAAGCCGCCGCCCGACACGGCGTATCGCTGGGTATCTACGGAGATTTGGCAGTCGGCGCGGCACGCGGCAGTGCGGATACATGGCTCAACCGCAGCGGCTACTGCATGGATATGTCAGTCGGCGCACCGCCCGATCCGCTCGGCCCGTCCGGACAAAACTGGAATCTGCCGCCCCTTAACCCCACGGCACTGGAACGCAGCGGCTATGAACCGTTTATCCGGCTGATACGCGCCAATATGCGCCAATACGGCATTTTGCGTATCGATCATGTCATGGCGCTCTGCCGCCTTTGGTGGATAGTCGGCAGCCAAACCGCAGACAACGGCGCCTATGTCCATTATCACGCCGAAGCCCTGTTTGCCATCATCGCTTTGGAAAGCCGCCGCAACCGCTGTGTCGTTATCGGAGAAGATTTGGGCACCGTTCCCGACGAAGCGCGCCACCTGCTGAACCGCTATCAGATATTTTCTTATAAAGTTTTGTATTTCAGCAAAAACGAAAACGGCTTCGAGCTGCCTGACCAATATCCGGCACAATCTATTACCGTAACCAGTACCCACGATGTCGCCCCTTTATCGGGTTACTGGCCGGGGAGCGATTTGAAAATCATGCACCGTTTGGGCACCCTTGCCGGCAACGACGTTTTGCAGACGGCCTTGGCACAGCGCGAACAAGACAAGGCCAAATGGTTGGATACGCTCCGACAAACTGGCTGCCTGCCGCAGGATTTTGCCATGCCGTCCGAAATGAACAACGAACTGCTTACCGCTCTGCACCGTTACGGCGCATCAAGCAACAGCAAACTTTATGCCGTCCAACTGGAAAATCTGTTGGGTATGCATGATAATCTGAACGTACCCGGCGTTGCAGACGGCTATCCGAACTGGGCGTGCAAAATGCCGCAAACGCTGGAAAGTTTTCCCGACAACCGCCTGATGGACGAACAACTTGCGCTGATTGAGGAGATTCGCATGAATAGAAACAGTACTGCCGAACCATATCACGAAATCGATATGAAAGAGCGTGCCACCATCGACCGCCTGTTTGCTGCCGCCCACAACGATTTATTCGCCTATCTCGGCAGACACCGCATGGCCGAGGGCGGTGAGGTTGTGCGCGTACTGATTCCCGATGCCTTCTGCGTCGATATTGTCAACCGCAAGACCGGCGAAACCATCATGCCGTCTGCAAAAATCGACGAACGCGGTTTCTTTGTCGCCATGTTGCCTGAACATGCGCCCGACTACGCACTGAACGTCAAATACCATGCCGACTCTGCTCCGGTTCGCGAAGAAGACCCTTACCGCTTCGGCAGCTCGTTGCAGGATATGGATTCGTGGCTGCTGGGAGAAGGCAAACACCTGCGTCCTTACGAAACTTTCGGCGCACACTTTACCGAATCAGACGGTGTCAAAGGCGTACGTTTTGCCGTATGGGCACCCAATGCACAGCGCGTATCGGTTGTCGGCGAATTTAACCATTGGGACGGCCGCCGCCATGTGATGCGCTTCCACCGCGATACCGGTATTTGGGAAATGTTTGTGCCGGACGTCAAACTGAACGCGTTGTACAAATTTGAAATACTGGATGCCAACGGCAAGCTTCGAACCAAATCCGACCCGTATGCCTTCGGTGCGGAACTGCGCCCGACAACTGCCTCAGTGGTGCGGGGTTTGCCCGAGAAAGCAGAAGCCCCCGCATTCCGCGAACGCGCCAATGCCGTCGATGCCCCCATCAGCATTTACGAAGTACACCTCGGCTCTTGGAAACGCAATCCGGAAAACAATTACTGGCTTACCTACGAGCAGTTGGCAACCGAACTGGTATCGTATGTTAAAGACATGGGCTTTACCCATATCGAGCTGCTGCCGGTATCCGAATATCCGTTTGACGGATCTTGGGGCTATCAGGCTACCGGCCTGTACGCACCAACCAGCCGCTTCGGCTCTCCCGAAGAATTGAAAGCACTGATTAATGCCGCGCACGAAGCCGGTATCAGCGTTATTCTCGACTGGGTTGTCGGCCATTTTCCGACCGACGACCACGGCCTGAACAAATTCGACGGCACCGCATTGTACGAACACGCCGACCCGCGCGAAGGCTATCATCAGGATTGGAACACGCTGATTTACAATTTCGGCCGCAACGAAGTGAAAAACTTCCTGCAAGGCAACGCGCTGTACTGGATTGAACGCTTCGGCTTCGATGGTATCCGCGTGGATGCCGTAGCTTCGATGATTTACCGCGACTATTCGCGCAAAGACGGCGAATGGATTCCCAACCAATACGGCGGCAATGAAAATCTGGAGGCCATTTCCTTCCTCCGCGATACCAACACCATGTTGAAAAACGAAATACACGGTGTCAACGCCATTGCCGAAGAATCCACCTCGTTTGCCAATGTTACCCGCGCCGAAGGTCTGAACTTCAATTTCAAATGGAATATGGGCTGGATGAACGACACCCTGCGTTATATGCAGGAAGATCCGATCAACCGCAAATACCACCATAACAAAATGACTTTCGGCATGATGTACCAATACAGCGAAAACTTCGTATTACCGTTGTCGCACGATGAAGTGGTACACGGCAAACGCTCGCTGTTAGGCCGTATGCCGGGAGATTGCTGGCAGCAGTTTGCCAACCTGCGCGCCTACTACGGCTTTATGTACGGCTTCCCCGGCAAAAAACTGCTGTTCATGGGTGCAGAATTTGCCCAAGGCCGCGAATGGAACTTCCAAGAAGGTTTGGAATGGCATCTGCTGGAGCAGGAAGGCGGCTGGCACAAAGGTATGCAGGATTATGTGCGCGACTTGAACCACCTCTACAAAAACAATGCGCCGCTGTACCAGCTCGACCAATGGCAGGAAGGATTTGAGTGGTTGGTTGCGGATGACGGCAACAATTCGATTTTCGTCTTTGAACGCCGCGACCGCGAAGGAAACAGCATCATTGTCATCAGCAACTTCACACCGGTTGTACACGACAGTTACCGTTTCGGCGTAAAAGAAGCCGGCGTTTATACCGAAATCATGAACTCCGACCAAGAGCAGTACAAAGGCAGCGGCGTATCGGCCGGTAAGGTTATCCAAACCGAAGCCGTCGAATCGCACGGCAAAGCACAATCCTTAGCCGTAAAAATTCCACCGCTGGCCACCGTTTACCTGTATAAAAAAGCCGACAGCAAAGCCGAAGTCAAAACCGAAACCCCGGCGAAACCGGCCTCCGGCAAAATCACTCCGGCCAACAAAGCACGCTGA